In a single window of the Raphanus sativus cultivar WK10039 chromosome 9, ASM80110v3, whole genome shotgun sequence genome:
- the LOC108828716 gene encoding UDP-rhamnose/UDP-galactose transporter 3: MAAENEQRKSSAVSDMGAWAMNVISSVGIIMANKQLMSSSGFSFSFATTLTGFHFALTALVGFVSNATGLSASRHVPTWELIWFSIVANVSIAAMNFSLMLNSVGFYQISKLSMIPVVCVMEWILHSKRYSREVKVSVVVVVVGVGICTVTDVKVNAKGFICACVAIFSSSLQQILIGSLQKKYSIGSFELLSKTAPIQAVSLLVVGPFVDYLLSGKFILSYNMSSGCFVFILLSCALAVFCNISQYLCIGRFSAVSFQVIGHMKTVCILTLGWLLFDSAMTFKNVSGMFVAIVGMVIYSWAMELEKQSNLAAKALNSVKHSLTEEEFQLLKEGVETTQSKDVELGGGYTKA; encoded by the exons atggcggCGGAGAACGAGCAGCGAAAGTCATCAGCGGTCTCCGACATGGGAGCTTGGGCAATGAACGTGATCAGCTCCGTTGGGATCATCATGGCCAATAAACAGCTCATGTCTTCCTCTGGTTTCTCCTTCAGCTTCG CAACGACTCTCACCGGCTTCCACTTCGCTCTAACCGCATTGGTCGGATTCGTCTCGAACGCGACGGGGCTCTCCGCGTCCAGACACGTCCCTACCTGGGAGCTGATCTGGTTCTCAATCGTCGCCAACGTCTCCATAGCCGCCATGAATTTCAGCCTCATGCTCAACTCCGTCGGATTCTACCAGATCTCGAAGCTGAGCATGATCCCCGTCGTCTGCGTCATGGAGTGGATCCTCCACAGCAAACGCTACTCCAGGGAAGTTAAAGTGTCTGTTGTGGTTGTTGTCGTCGGCGTTGGTATCTGCACCGTCACCGACGTCAAAGTTAACGCCAAAGGGTTTATATGCGCGTGTGTTGCTATTTTCTCCTCCTCTTTGCAGCAGATT TTAATAGGTTCCTTGCAGAAGAAATATTCGATTGGATCTTTCGAGTTGCTGAGTAAAACAGCGCCGATTCAAGCTGTTTCGCTTCTCGTTGTTGGTCCTTTTGTTGATTATCTCCTCAGTGGCAAGTTCATCTTGAGCTACAACATGTCTTCTGGTTGCTTt GTATTCATCCTTCTCTCATGTGCCTTAGCTGTGTTCTGCAACATAAGCCAGTACCTTTGCATCGGGCGGTTTTCAGCAGTATCGTTCCAGGTTATAGGCCACATGAAAACTGTGTGTATCTTGACACTGGGATGGCTCCTCTTTGATTCCGCTATGACTTTCAAAAACGTGTCCGGCATGTTTGTTGCCATCGTTGGGATGGTGATCTATAGCTGGGCCATGGAACTGGAGAAACAGTCTAATCTTGCGGCAAAGGCTTTGAACAGTGTGAAACACAGCTTGACTGAAGAGGAGTTTCAGCTTTTAAAGGAAGGTGTGGAAACTACACAGTCCAAAGATGTTGAGCTTGGCGGCGGCTACACAAAAGCTTAG